Within the Acidimicrobiales bacterium genome, the region GACGAGGTCGCCGGCGTCGACCGGGAGCCGCCCAGGCGCCGGCTCCAGCGGGCCCGGTTCCGGCTGGTCGAGCCGCTCGACCGCCGGCGCATGGTCGCGGCCGTCCGGGACTTCGACCCGACGGCCGTCGTGCACTGCGGCGTCTACGAGCCCAACGCCCGCTCCAGCCCGCGCGCCGCCGCGGCCCGCACGGAGGCGGCGACGGTGGCCGCCCTCGGCGCCGCCGCCCAGTGCCGGTCGCTCGACCGCATCGTCGTGCGGTCCGGCATCGAG harbors:
- a CDS encoding NAD-dependent epimerase/dehydratase family protein — protein: MRVFVTGMGGELGTRVAALLDAAPFVDEVAGVDREPPRRRLQRARFRLVEPLDRRRMVAAVRDFDPTAVVHCGVYEPNARSSPRAAAARTEAATVAALGAAAQCRSLDRIVVRSGIE